In Numenius arquata chromosome 1, bNumArq3.hap1.1, whole genome shotgun sequence, the DNA window CAGCCAAGAACCAGCTCTTCTAAATTcatgaataatgaaaaagatgTATTCAGCCGCCCTGCAGGTTATCCCGCAGAAGGGTTATTCAAGTGAGCTCCTTCGTAAGCAGAAAAATCCCTACAGCAAGGCCTTTCATGTGATTCAGTTAGTCGTGCACCCAACTCGGATGGGAATTTACTCTTGCGTAACATTAAATACAGTCAGCTGCATAAGCAGGCTCTTTCTCACCACGTCTTACCCTACGTCAGTATCCGTTTGACAATCCTGAGTAAGAGATGATAATCTCGCTTCTGAGGGGTAAGTAGGTAAGCTGTTCTCcgccataaaaaaaaatacctaagtgGAAGAGTTAGTGAGGTTGCTCGTACCACGAGCATTAGTGTGGGGGAGAACTTACACAGGACCTGGCAACAGGCAGCTGATCTTCTCCTTGCTAAAAGCTGGAGGTAGCAGGTGAGGAGAGGAGAACAAATCGCAAAATGAGAACACCACATTCAAAATAGTAAGAGCACCCCATTGGAGAGATCAGAACTCTGGTACGTGCTTTCAAGTTCAGGATTTCACTGTTCATTAATGCTTCATGtggcacaaataaaaaaaaaaataatggttttacAGGTTCAAGAAGCTCCTCAGGGTTTCTGAAGGCAGGGGCAGCTTCCTCAGCCAGTTTCATCTGAAGCAACCAACCAGGCTAGGAAAGAAAACCGCTTTCAGCACTTCACCTTTAGGCAAGGACTCAGTCTGCAAATGTGAGGGTGGATTTAAGCAGGAGCACTTCTACTCGCTGTCCTCACATTTCTAAGAAACTTCTAGAGCAGTGTACTGGCTGTAGGTGGCAAGGTGTTGGCAACggggggggttgcagggtggCCTTGTGTGAAGAGGCTGGGACTGCCCCATGCCAGACAGAACcgtttccagccagctccaacagACCCACCTCAGGACACAACTGAGCACCTCAGCCAAGATGGTGGTACCTCTGAGAAAACGTATTTAAGAAATGGAACACCACATCggtgggggagaggggaatgAGAAACAGCAGTACAAACACCAACATCactgaaaagagagggagaagagtgcgccaggcaccagagcagattcccctgcagcccatggaaaggacccactaGAGCACgtggatatttcctgaaggaactaCATTTCCTAGAaagcctctgcaggcagaggttTATCCTGAAGGTTGCAGTCCATAGGAAAGGCCCAGACTGGAGCAAGGgaacagcatgaggaggaaggacaagcagagaggagctgctatggactgaccacaaccctcatTCTCCATCCACCTGCACCACTTAGGGCAGGGGAGAAGGTAGAAGAGCTGGGAGTGATGAATTGAAGTTGAGGCTAAGAAAAATGGTGAGTAAGGTAGGCACAAgttgttttagtttttgtctttgtttctcagcaCCCTACTCCATTAATTTCCCCCaatttgagtctgttttgcctgtgacagtagctggtaagtgatctccctgtctttatcttgatctACAAGctcttccatcttattttctcccactGTCCTCTTGAGGAAGGGAAGCGAGAGAGAAGCTGGGTGGGTACCTAGAAGCAGGCCAAGATCAACCCACCACAAGCTGTTGCGTaaatctgtttaaaagaaaattaaaatccacTGGTTCACATTAAGCATTTATCGGATTTTCAGATCAGCATCTGCCTAAAACTTGCAGACAAGCGTTTTCTGTTGTAGAGCTTTTGAGAGAAAGATTTTGTACTTTACGACCTTTTCCTATTTCCAAAATCCAACACACAGGCGAGGATTTCCAACAGTCATTTACTATCTATACATTATTTGCAGaattgcacagaagaaaaaaatttctattgaaaaatataataaaaaactcTTACATACAAGGGCAAAACAAAAGGCTGCTCACAGAATTAACATCCAGTCTTTCTGTCCCAGTTAAGATGAAATTCCTCTAGGATGAGTTTGCAACAACGATATCaaagtcttctttttcttcttttttctttttttttttctttaaccccCCAAAAAGGAGACACGCATTAAAAATAGTAATGTCTAAAACAACATTATTTAATTCTTAAGACAGGCACCTGAAGATTTGGCATTGAGCATCTTCTGAAATcagcagaggaatccagtttcATGGAGGCACCAGTGATGGAGCGTCTGAAAGCGTCCTCCGAGCTGCAATCCGCAGACATTTGGGGCAGCCTCCAGACTTGAAGCATGCTTTGTGAAAGCATGTTTTGCACTCTGTTTATACATACAAGCGGTTTTagcattccaggaaaaaaaaaaaattaaaaagtgaatcAATAGCTGTGTTCCTTGAAGGATGTTCTATCCAGTTCACCCAAGTATAAAAGTAAACAGAAGCAGTGCAAGGCTGGGACAACAAAAACCACTATAATAACTATGACTAAACATTTTGGTAAGATTCTCAGGATTTACAATGAATGTCAGCAAGATCTGATATATCAGCAGTATAGCACTGTCCCAGGCCCGCTCTCATGTGTGGACCCAAGAAATAGCCTCCCCTGGCAGCCATAATTATGTTCAGGCAAGTTTTGCTCTCTGAATTCACTGACGAAAGACGGCTGCCACAGGCTGGTTTTCAAAGACACATGCTACCTGTGTTTTTCAAATACACATGCTTTCAGTGAGCCAAGTTCTCAACGTTTTCCTAAAATAAGTCTGAACAGTTTTACACACCAACATCCTcccagggaagaaagaaaaacatttggtttGGAACATACCTGTGCACCTTTTGCATTTGGCAACCTGATGGGGAAAGAGCAGATCTGCACTCTGACAGAATTCACAGATAAACCCCTTCGCTTGACAGAGCTACAAAGGACAGCAAAAGAGTTGATTTACTTCTTTTAAtctaagaaaaaagttatttgggAATGTCAGCAGGGATATTCCTCACACTAGCAGCTGCAAGGACACTGAGAGCCCTGGCTTTTCCTTACCTCACAACCATCCACATGGGAGGTGGAGCTCTTCAGAATGTCTTTAAGCAGGGGCAGTAACTGCCCTCGTTTGATCTTCACCAGATCATCCAGTGAGAAGAGATGCAGCTCCTCTGTCAGATGGCTGGGGACCTGTTCAAACTCTTTCAGTACACTgcgaagagaaagaaaaaacaaatcaaggTATAAAAAGCTGGTTTTCAAGTATATTTGAAGAATAAGCCTCTGTCACTTCTCTAGTCACCCAAGGATCATACAAGGCAAGTTCATGCTAAATCCTACCTCCCCTCCCAGTTTGAGATCACATTAATAAAAACTGAAGGGCTTGGCATTTAGAATAAAATGTCTGCTTTAAATGTGCATTCCTCAGGCACTGGAGCTGCCATGCACAGTTACTCcagcaattcttaaaaaaaaaaaaaacaacaaaaacaatgtGTAAAGGGCTCTCTCCTACCTCAGGAACAGTAAGTAAAAGCCCACGTAGTATCTAACACAATAAGCTGGggttatttagggttttttttgaaagagaacttTGAGGCCTTTTTATCCTGCACAGATCACTATTGGGTGAAACTGTGCTTGTATTAAGGGGGTCAACACTGAAAATATAGCTATTACTTCTAAAATATTACCAATGTAGAAAGTACAGTGAGGATCCTAATGCTTATTTCTATAATGGAATCAGAGGTGGCTGTCCAGAAGAGagacataaaaatacatttctatttcattttggtAAACAACATTAATTGATGCATAAGAGGTCCATGTCAAAGCGAGATCAGAACctacttttaaaacatattttgcttatgtctgtttttaaaaagtcaagtcACATGTCTACCTATTAGTTGTGCCCATAGCTTTGGAAGGTGAATACCAAAAATCTTTAATTTACAGCAACAAGCAAGGTCATGTTTTGGTATTTATCACTTTTGGTTACTACCTTCACCTGAATCCGTTTACAAAAAACGGAATTGAGAATATCTTTAAACCCTCAAGGAacacatttgttatttttttaaatatttttttcgaAGACAAATCATCTCAGAGATATACATCTTTGACCTTTTAAGAATGAGTGAGAAACTAAGAGAGGCAGAGTAGGAAAAAATATACACCTAATGAGAATCATTCAGCATTTAAAACCATATGTCTAAGTATGttagaagaaacagaaagctaCCACATAAAACctgttcagattagatattaggaaaaattttttgcactgaaagggttaagcattagaatgggctgcccagggaagtggttaaggcaccatccctggagggatttaaaagactagttgacatagtgcttagagacatggtttagtgatgggtttttttatcagttaggttgacggttggagtagatgatcttaaaggtcccttccaacctagacaattctctgattctatgctCTTCACTCAACATTTGCAGTGCAATTGAAGGAAGTTTTGTTATCAGAATTTTCTTTAGTGATCATATTAGCTCATTTAAAACTGCACTCAAATGTCTCTAGAGAAGGCGGCTCTATAAGCACCTTTGGTACATTTTAATAAGCTATTTTTCATGCACAATCATGGCCCATACCTTTCACCAAACCTGCaggttttcaaaagcttttttaaatgaaaaagctgtTCTTGCACCTCCTAAAAgatgcaggggaaaaaacaaaactattattaaatgaaaaacaattgcACTTATATATTCACAAGCAAGTAACACCACTATGAGTCAGCAACCCTTGTCAGTACATCAAGCCACACCTAAAAACAGGAACTTCACACTCAGCACATAACTAAACAAATGGATTTTCTAATGCATGGAAGGCAAAGGCTACTTTTATTCACTGACAGGGGAAGCAATTCCTAACGCTACAAATGGCTCCATGTCAGCACACCAAGACGCTAGACCCAAACCTGTGTAAGAATAAATAATTATCTCCTCAGCCAAGAAGGGAGCGTATGGCAACTTGTAACCTTCAGCACAGCACCCTTCCTCAAGCTGTAGGAAGTACAGCCCTTAGATGAGCCAAGGGTGTTTCTCTCTAATGGCCCACAAAATTAAGGAGTCATTCAAAACTGCCGGAGCTTTCCAACCATCAATTGCCAAGCAGAGGTAAGTATTTACTGCAGGAGACCAGCTCCCTCCCATGAAATAAAACTGGAAACCAATAAGGAAACGCCTCCCAAAGACAAGGAGGGAAATGAGAACTCTGGCATAGGTTGGAAACTTCTCCTTTCTTTCACCTGAGAGAGGGCAAGTCCCAAGAGTGGTGACAGAAGTTTAAGTGTGGAGAAACCAACTTACCCTAAAGAGTTCTTCCCAAAAGTCTCAGACCCacaaactcccaagaaaaaaaacccaacaggccACACTTACCCTCACCCTGTCCATTTCTTTACTTTTCGTGTAGAGGGCTTTGTTAATACATGACACATTGAAAATTGGGTGCTGCCATACGCTGTCCAGTAGGTGTTTGGAGAAGTTGCATACATAGTATTTTTTGAAGTCCCACTTCAAAAGTATTCGGGCAGGAATGGGAGACTGGGCATAGCTGTGGCAGCAGTCACAAAAGTATTTCCCCAGGTAGTCACAATAGCGGAGTCTCCTGATATATTCTGCAGGTAGATAGCAATGAAATTGTGAATATTTCTAATACTTATGGGACATACCTCTTGCCTGTATACCTATTCTGTCTAAATAACACCAGTCTACTGGAGTGAGGAacatggaattttatttatttatttttaagtagagAGTTTTATTATTGTGGTAAACACATGAACAAGGTCTGTACTTTGCATTAGAGGACAAAACTTCCATTTCCACATTTGTCAAACTGAACTGATTATATTTATCACCATAGGATCCTAGAGAAACTACTATTGCTTCATTGCAAAAAAGACACAGgataaaacacacaacaaaatacTTTCACCAAATGGAAAGACAAGATGATGTTGGAGCCACATGTGTATAATACTTTTTCATATAAAGAAGCTGgtaaaaacccacaaaccatcTCAGCATCTCAAGTTTGCTTGAGCTGATGTGCCATCACAGACTGTTAATACTTTACAGGCCACCACAAACACTGCTCTTTTGTGAGCAGACCCAGAGTAAGCCTTGAAAGCCACTTCAAAGTTTTCTTAGGCAAGGTCTGGTTGTCAGACCTGTAAATCATGATGCTTTCAAGTGCTGTCAAAGTATCTCAGGTAATTTTACAATTGTGGTACTTCTGTGGTGGTGAAGATAATGGatttattaaggttttttttcccctcttggtaaTACTTACTGCTTTCTATCGGGGTTCCACAACCAACACATGTAAAGTTCTGGGCAGCCACCACTGCATCTCTCCTGCAcacagaggcaaaaaaattacACCTTTCAGCATCCACAATGCAATTTAGTTAACATTCTCCCGAAGTGCAACAGAGCTACACTGGGACTAGTGAAAATGTCCAAATTAGGAGCTAATTCCTACTCCTCCACATGAAGAAGGGGGTTCTGAATGGAGACGCAGATTATTATTTTAGTGGGAGCCTCTAAGCTATTCTGTGGAGCATATATCATCAATTACTGCTTCTAAATATGGCTTGTTGTAAGAATtaaattcttttccatttcttaaggTGGCATCAATATCAAGGGCGAGGAGAGAAGGGGATATCCACGTTTGCAACTGAAAAGGCAACCagacctgcagcagcacaggggatTAGCCAGTTTGCCTTCTGTGTGCATGTAACAGCACTTTATGCAGAGTAAGACAGCAGTTTCCCAAAATGCAACctgttttccccccctttctgAAAACCTACTACCCATAAAATATCAGCAAGGGAGTGGGGAAACTCTTAAGAATATTCTCCCGGTAGTCtcacaaaatgaaatttttaaggaGTCCAGCTAAGCATGTTGCCACCTTAACACCAAACAGTATGTATATTATCACATATGAAAGTGCACATGCCACGTTAATCAGGACATgccaacagaggggaaaaaagatgccATCTGCTTTCTAGCCAAGCTGGTGGCAGACATTACAGAAGGCTGTGCCACGCACTAGCTCTAACATTAGGTTCTGTTAAATCACTCAGGCTCCTTGCATCAGCAGGTTTCAGACAAATCCCCCATGCTGTACTAAATGACAACACTCAGACCCCTTAGACTTACTTGACTGATGGGTGAATATTAAATATAATCTGCGATCTTGGTGGGGCCCAGCCAGAAGATCCTCTTAATTTGGATATAATCTTTATTTCTTCAGCCAGATTCAAACTGGACTCAAGCTCTCTTGGAATGTCTTCTTTCAGCACAGACTATTGGGAAAGACAAGCTCATGAAGATGAACACCCCATCAGCTGGACATATGTTAAATGCTATGAAATATCTCCCTTTATACTCCAGGATTTCAAAGTTCAGTTTTCACCTGCATGCAGTTCCCCCTCAGTTAAACTCCTTCATATCAGTCCCAGaagaaagtacatttttattgTTCACATGTACACATCTTAAGTGTGCTGAAAATTGCTAAAGGGAGAAGAAATTTTCTAAAAATTTATCTAAAATGAACTAACAAACTGTAAGTACTtgtctgtgtttcattttgattttttttttttttttttaaatgcagcttccCCCTTTTCCCTAAGAGTGAAGCAGCTGCACCGAGACAAGGATTATTTGGGGAACTGAATAAAGAGCCCGCTGTTTTCGGCTCAGACTCACTCTCTGCTTAGATGAGCTCAGGCAACCAGGCAGTTGAACTGCAGGGTCTGTCTGCAACCACTGTCTTCTGAAAGCTCTGCACAACTCCTGAGCTGTTGCTTCAGCAGAATTGCTGCTGGGTTCAAAAGATGATCTGAAAATTAGGCAATACAAACAGTGAAAAATAGCAGCACGTCATCAGCAGCTCCGCTGCCTCTTCTGCATCCTTGAAAAGTTTTCTCCCATCCCTTCATTCCTATCGCCTCACTTTGATACACCCAGGCCCTCACAGAGCCGAAGCCGCCACCCTCCAGCAAGACTCTGGGACCAGAGAAACGCTCTGCCAAGCAAGTGCCACAGACAGTTTGCTGTCAAGCAGCATTCCTTCCCCTTCCTGGGGAGGACCACATTTACCACTCCCACATCTTTCCCCGCCCCGGCCGGGAGAGTCATCAGAAAGCTGGTCCAGCAGAAAAGGTAGTGCAACCGGGCTATTCTAGTAAAGATACAAAGAATTACCTTTCATCTGGGACAACAGACAGATTTTCAAGGTCTTCAAGTTCTGTGGGTAAAGGAGAAAATTTTATCAAGCCATCTAAGGAACAAAGCTTCTGTTACTCATCACTGTTTTAAATCTACGTTCTTTGTTACCACAGTGTCAGTTTCAAATATATTCAACTTTACAAACCCTTGCTAGGTGTGAGAAATAACCTCAGCCCTGGTTGTAAAACAGCCATAAAGGAGTCTTATCTCCTCTACAGATCTCTGACATCCACTGATGAAGAGTACTCCTTAACAGCTATGCATCATATCACCACCATCAGCCTCGCTTCAGGAGTGGGCTAATCAATAAGGAGATAGTCCAGGCTCAGCCACAAGGAACTAGacataaatattaatatacaGAACCAAAAaagtgcactttatttttttcagacccTGGCAGATATCTGGAGACACCCATGACAAACATGCCAGCTAACACTATGAACAAGTTATTAACAGGTGAGATAAATGGAATTAAAGTAcacatttcttcatatttttatagTAACAAAATATGCTTATGCAGACAAGTGTTCAAATTAGTTGCATTTGTTTTGGCCATGTATATTGTTCTGAAGACAAATGCCTCTGCATTCACACATGTGAAAATAGGTCTTGCTACTAGAAATGAAATTTTGGGAGCTAGTTCTTCATTCCTAGATTAGGCAAAGAAGAGGTGAAAAATAAGCAAATCTCTAAAACTGAAGggagcaataaaaaaaagcatttgttaacaggaaaaaataagacaTGTTAAATGTTGCTCAGGCTACTTTTATGGATTTCAATTTTGGTACATATGAAAACCAGAAGGTAACCAAAGAAACTCAGGATGTcctgaagagaagcagagaacTGGTGACAGTCTGCTCTAGTCCTGAAGCAGAGGGATGGCTGCCTAAAACCTAATCAATGTATCTAATCAGGAAATTATAATCTCCTAAATTCTCTCAAACAATGCTGCTACAGCTGGCCAAGGCTGTGCCAGTTTCACACTTTGCTCACCCACATTCATTTAATCATTTAAGGGTTTAATCCTCAGGCGTAATTTCAGTCCCTCAAACCAGAAAATGTATTCTTTTGTAGAACCTGCATCACTGGTATTTCTCCATCTGTTCTAATAAGGAGTCATGCATACATGgctccttcctttctctcatgTTATTTCTCCTGTGGTAACATCTACTAAGTCAATAGATTTTCCAAACAATGCAATAGATTCAGATGTTAGAATAGATAGAGCTGTTTCTGCGGTTATAATTTTAAAGTCTTACCAATAATTACATATTCATCCTCTGAGTCACTGTGGCAACGAAATCTAGTAACCTCATGATGTGATGGTAGATGCACTGGGGAGCTAACAGGCAGCAAAGCACAGCCTGTCCAGAACAAAGACAACACCAGTGAAACTTTCATGGCATTTATAGAGTAGTtgcaattatatttatatttttcattgctTACCAAAACCTTAATACACAGCCTGTATTTACAgggcaattttatttatttttatacacacacacagaaagccAATTCCTGTGAGTCTGTCATATAGCAAGTCCCTCAGTTTCTTAGGAAGAAGCTTCTACAGATTAAACCGAAAGGTTTTATACTATTAGTGGTCTCCCCTTCTCACCTGCAAGCACACCATTCACTTTTCCCAAAAGTTATGTCATTTAGACTTTAGACTTGCATTTCATCCCTAAGATCCCTATTACTCAAGAGGCTAAAATCTACTTAAAAATGCATGTGC includes these proteins:
- the RUBCNL gene encoding protein associated with UVRAG as autophagy enhancer; translated protein: MSLHAVALASYSAPEVFKPPRSKKLNHESLKVAFTESAYSSNPSARISCLAPTPQISVLSDEYSRPAVIGHARSFGSYPDSAEAIKDILMSVLNASGLKPSLVPEQVTMQGAEHLDSDMERWEESSDGDSHGDSDSDSAHHNTVCTQTDIRFTRHRACWDNTHCDSSKPSPDTFFCPRYSDGDPAASSLNGFTLSDVSPLKQDCFTQVTLTGGAVTSAVVRSGKERYTSPERDLTFTRFLPDSAVGKPADLLKYPDALEPAPISNSDSSSPNGLSQSEPVNRTGSTSPLNISAIPLNRSLQDICMLPEDVEKENAHFFVADMIIASLEKMKCNILSQQAESWGAEETSGSDGSYHTDSELSSYPGVKKSDSSVASSDSGYEGCALLPVSSPVHLPSHHEVTRFRCHSDSEDEYVIIELEDLENLSVVPDERSSFEPSSNSAEATAQELCRAFRRQWLQTDPAVQLPGCLSSSKQRSVLKEDIPRELESSLNLAEEIKIISKLRGSSGWAPPRSQIIFNIHPSVKRDAVVAAQNFTCVGCGTPIESKYIRRLRYCDYLGKYFCDCCHSYAQSPIPARILLKWDFKKYYVCNFSKHLLDSVWQHPIFNVSCINKALYTKSKEMDRVREVQEQLFHLKKLLKTCRFGESVLKEFEQVPSHLTEELHLFSLDDLVKIKRGQLLPLLKDILKSSTSHVDGCELCQAKGFICEFCQSADLLFPHQVAKCKRCTECKTCFHKACFKSGGCPKCLRIAARRTLSDAPSLVPP